A part of Microbulbifer salipaludis genomic DNA contains:
- the glnE gene encoding bifunctional [glutamate--ammonia ligase]-adenylyl-L-tyrosine phosphorylase/[glutamate--ammonia-ligase] adenylyltransferase yields MPLIDHCPAEHQPQLRQRWEAWCGAVGADRVAEIEALLDAERAQVLARAFVGSDFFVQQCGRHSHWLAALLQSDDCGLAAPDLAEIESEEQLEKILRNLRNRVNCEVIWRDFAGQWDIPTACARLTQLAEVCIQAALDWHRLKMVERHGEPRSREGAVQPMIVLGMGKLGARELNLSSDIDLIFAYPEPGQSDGDKPLENQAWFQRLGQRLIKSLDTVTADGFVFRVDMRLRPYGDSGPLVSHYAALEDYYQTQGREWERYAMIKARPVAMSGGDGGVAAEAAEELMELLRPFTYRRYIDFSVIEALREMKTLIQRQVRARGMTDNIKLGRGGIREVEFIAQAFQLIRGGREPDLRVRNILKVLPLLEADGHLPAGSAEQLWDAYLLLRRVEHGLQAERDQQTQTLPAEMARREQLAFALGYASWPLLAEKLDAARAIIEHEFDEVIAPPEEPAELTANDQWQLLWAGCERNADRDSWLEKLHQAGFQPASQALDCIVALHSDRIVSALPASSRQRLDQTMPLLLASASEVGEPLLALERVMPLLRSILRRSAYLVLINENPPVLAQLLQLCAASPWIAEQLARHPILLDEMLDQRRLLAPSTAGDIADDLRQEMLRVEPDDLEGQMEALRLFKQSQSLRIAAQEVTGALPLMKVSDSLTWLAEAILQQSLALAWQQMTEKHGLPGGASADDMRFAIIAYGKLGGLELGHGSDLDIVFVHDAEPQQYTDGERSIDNLSFYTRLAQRLIHILQTRTLSGPLYEVDTRLRPSGNSGLLVTSLAAFEKYQRESAWTWEHQALVRTRPVAGSVRLGEAFEALRVTLLCELRDAPKLRGEVVEMRDKMRAHLDKSGSQQFDLKHGPGGIIDIEFIVQFTALAWAHKAPAIVRYTDNIRILQSLTEAGLLPETEAADLTGAYKAYRSEGHRLALQQLPAQVPADWFPAERENVEQVWKRLLG; encoded by the coding sequence ATGCCGTTGATTGATCACTGCCCCGCCGAACACCAGCCCCAGCTTCGTCAGCGTTGGGAGGCCTGGTGTGGGGCGGTGGGTGCAGATCGGGTGGCGGAGATAGAAGCGCTGCTGGATGCGGAGCGTGCCCAGGTGCTGGCGCGGGCTTTTGTAGGGTCGGACTTTTTTGTGCAGCAGTGCGGGCGCCACTCCCACTGGTTGGCGGCACTGTTGCAGAGCGATGACTGTGGTCTGGCTGCACCGGATCTCGCGGAGATCGAATCGGAAGAGCAGCTGGAAAAAATACTGCGCAATCTGCGCAACCGGGTGAATTGCGAGGTAATCTGGCGTGATTTTGCCGGCCAGTGGGATATCCCAACGGCCTGTGCGCGACTGACCCAACTGGCGGAGGTGTGCATTCAGGCGGCGCTCGATTGGCACCGCCTTAAGATGGTTGAGCGCCACGGCGAGCCGCGCAGCCGCGAGGGTGCGGTACAGCCGATGATCGTGTTGGGCATGGGCAAGCTGGGTGCGCGGGAGTTGAACCTGTCTTCCGATATCGACCTCATTTTTGCTTACCCGGAACCGGGTCAGAGCGACGGTGACAAGCCCCTGGAAAACCAGGCGTGGTTCCAACGCCTGGGGCAGCGCCTGATCAAATCCCTGGATACGGTTACCGCGGACGGTTTTGTGTTTCGCGTGGATATGCGCCTGCGTCCTTACGGCGACAGCGGGCCGCTGGTGAGCCACTACGCTGCGCTGGAGGATTACTACCAGACCCAGGGCCGCGAATGGGAGCGCTACGCCATGATCAAGGCGCGTCCGGTGGCCATGAGCGGTGGCGATGGTGGCGTAGCGGCGGAAGCGGCAGAAGAACTGATGGAGTTACTGCGCCCGTTTACCTACCGTCGCTACATAGACTTCAGTGTGATCGAGGCGCTGCGGGAAATGAAAACCCTAATCCAGCGCCAGGTCCGCGCCCGCGGTATGACGGACAACATCAAGCTCGGTCGCGGCGGTATTCGCGAGGTGGAATTTATTGCCCAGGCGTTCCAGCTGATTCGCGGTGGGCGCGAGCCGGACCTGCGGGTGCGCAACATTTTAAAGGTGTTGCCGCTGCTGGAAGCCGATGGTCATTTGCCGGCGGGCAGTGCGGAGCAGTTGTGGGATGCCTATCTGTTGCTGCGCCGGGTGGAGCACGGCCTGCAAGCGGAGCGCGACCAGCAAACCCAGACCCTGCCCGCGGAGATGGCACGGCGTGAACAACTGGCGTTTGCGCTGGGCTATGCCTCCTGGCCACTGCTGGCGGAAAAACTGGATGCCGCGCGCGCAATCATCGAGCACGAATTTGACGAGGTCATTGCGCCGCCGGAGGAGCCTGCCGAGCTGACCGCAAATGATCAGTGGCAGCTGCTGTGGGCGGGCTGCGAGCGCAATGCCGACCGCGACAGCTGGCTGGAGAAGTTGCACCAGGCCGGCTTTCAGCCCGCGTCCCAGGCGCTGGATTGCATCGTTGCCCTGCACAGTGATCGCATTGTCAGTGCGTTGCCGGCTTCCAGTCGCCAGCGCCTGGACCAGACCATGCCGCTGCTACTGGCTTCCGCTTCTGAAGTCGGCGAGCCGTTACTGGCGCTGGAACGGGTGATGCCCCTGCTGCGCTCCATTCTGCGTCGCAGCGCCTATCTGGTGTTGATCAATGAAAACCCGCCGGTGCTGGCGCAGCTGTTGCAGCTGTGCGCCGCGTCGCCGTGGATTGCCGAGCAGCTCGCCCGTCACCCGATCCTGCTGGACGAAATGCTCGATCAGCGCCGCCTGCTGGCACCCTCTACCGCTGGCGATATTGCCGACGACCTGCGTCAGGAAATGCTGCGCGTGGAGCCGGATGATCTTGAGGGGCAGATGGAAGCCCTGCGCCTGTTCAAGCAGAGCCAGAGCCTGCGTATTGCCGCGCAGGAGGTGACCGGTGCCCTGCCGCTGATGAAGGTGAGCGATTCCCTCACCTGGCTGGCGGAGGCGATCCTGCAGCAGTCTCTGGCGCTCGCGTGGCAGCAGATGACGGAAAAGCACGGTTTGCCCGGCGGGGCGAGCGCCGACGATATGCGCTTTGCGATCATTGCCTATGGCAAGCTGGGTGGTTTGGAGCTGGGGCACGGTTCCGACCTGGATATCGTGTTTGTGCACGATGCCGAACCGCAGCAGTACACCGATGGTGAACGATCCATCGACAACCTGAGTTTCTACACCCGTCTCGCCCAGCGTCTGATCCATATCCTGCAGACCCGAACCCTGAGCGGCCCCCTGTACGAAGTGGACACCCGCCTGCGCCCGTCGGGCAACTCCGGCCTGTTGGTGACCTCCCTGGCCGCGTTCGAGAAATACCAGCGCGAGAGCGCCTGGACCTGGGAGCACCAGGCGCTGGTACGTACGCGTCCGGTCGCCGGCAGCGTGCGCCTTGGCGAGGCATTCGAGGCGCTGCGAGTAACGCTGCTGTGCGAGCTGCGCGACGCACCGAAATTGCGCGGGGAAGTGGTGGAGATGCGGGACAAGATGCGCGCGCATCTCGACAAGTCGGGCAGCCAGCAATTTGACCTGAAGCACGGCCCGGGCGGCATCATCGATATCGAATTTATCGTGCAATTTACCGCGCTGGCATGGGCCCACAAGGCTCCTGCCATTGTGCGCTACACCGACAATATCCGGATTCTGCAGAGCCTGACCGAGGCCGGCCTGCTGCCAGAAACCGAGGCCGCCGACCTGACCGGGGCCTACAAAGCCTATCGCTCGGAAGGGCATCGCCTCGCGTTGCAGCAACTGCCCGCTCAGGTGCCCGCGGACTGGTTTCCCGCCGAGCGCGAAAATGTTGAGCAGGTGTGGAAGCGATTGCTGGGCTGA
- a CDS encoding TIGR00153 family protein, whose protein sequence is MPLSNIANLFGRSPIKPIKEHMATAHEASADLVPFFEALMQGDFSTAKTVQQRISASENRADDIKKDLRLHLPDSLFMPVSRSDLLELLHVQDKVANKAQDIAGLAIGRQMQFPESMHPMMTIFVESAVATSAQALKAINELDELLESGFSGREVDIARRMTEELDDLERKSDELEVEVRAALFKLEKDLPPVDVIFLYRVIEWVGDLADEAHGVGNRLQLLLAR, encoded by the coding sequence ATGCCCCTGTCCAATATCGCCAACCTGTTCGGCCGCTCGCCGATCAAGCCGATCAAGGAGCACATGGCGACCGCCCACGAGGCGTCAGCGGATCTGGTGCCCTTCTTTGAAGCCCTTATGCAGGGCGACTTCAGCACGGCCAAAACCGTTCAGCAACGCATCTCCGCCAGCGAGAACCGCGCCGACGACATCAAGAAAGACCTGCGCCTGCACCTGCCGGACAGCCTGTTTATGCCGGTCTCCCGCAGCGACCTGCTGGAGTTGCTGCACGTGCAGGACAAGGTCGCCAACAAGGCCCAGGACATTGCGGGCCTGGCCATTGGCCGCCAGATGCAGTTCCCGGAATCCATGCACCCGATGATGACCATCTTTGTCGAAAGTGCCGTGGCCACCTCCGCCCAGGCGCTGAAGGCTATCAACGAGCTGGACGAACTGCTGGAATCCGGCTTTTCCGGCCGCGAAGTGGATATCGCCCGCCGCATGACCGAAGAACTGGACGATCTCGAGCGCAAGTCTGACGAGCTCGAAGTCGAAGTGCGCGCGGCACTGTTCAAATTAGAAAAAGACCTGCCGCCGGTAGATGTGATTTTCCTCTACCGGGTGATCGAGTGGGTCGGTGACCTGGCAGATGAGGCCCACGGTGTGGGTAACCGATTGCAGTTGTTACTGGCGCGCTAA
- a CDS encoding GspE/PulE family protein has translation MAGSRVADRVLDLPGLLEDLVSQGYVSRPDANRLIGTPRSAEQAQMHPLSYIASCELPNLKKPGKALDAATLTQWLADTSSHGLYHIDPLKVNVAEVTEVMSFQFAKRHQILCVEATKDMLLVATAQPYTSGWEEQLEHTSGRTVQRVVADPADIKRYGTEFYSLANSISGASGLKGSSGAGNFEQLLELGNLKDPEANDQHIVNIVDWLLQHAFDQRASDIHIEPRRNIGRIRFRIDGVLHPIHELPDQVNAAVTSRLKILGRMNVAEKRKPQDGRIKTKRPDGSEVELRLSTLPTAFGEKLVMRIFDPEVLARSYLDLGLAGDDLARWQTMLSRPNGIVLVTGPTGSGKTTTLYTALKQLASTEVNVSTIEDPIEMVEDSFNQTQVHHSIGLDFAAGIRTLMRQDPDIIMVGEIRDLETAQMAVQAALTGHLVISTLHTNDAPTAVTRLLDLGLPHYLLKSTVLGVMAQRLVRTLCPSCKRKTEVSDEDWQALVKPWKAPKPEVVYQPEGCLDCRNTGYRGRQGIYEILPFSEGVQALVTHDCDLQQVRRQGMREGMNSLRLSGARKVAAGITTVQEVLRVAPPPDIAF, from the coding sequence ATGGCTGGAAGCAGAGTGGCGGACCGGGTTCTCGACCTGCCGGGGTTGCTGGAAGACCTGGTGAGCCAGGGCTATGTGAGCCGCCCGGATGCCAATCGGTTGATCGGTACGCCACGCAGTGCCGAGCAGGCGCAGATGCACCCGCTGTCTTACATCGCCAGCTGCGAACTGCCCAACCTGAAAAAGCCCGGCAAGGCCCTGGATGCCGCCACCCTGACCCAGTGGCTGGCGGATACGTCGTCGCACGGCCTCTACCACATCGACCCGCTCAAGGTGAACGTAGCAGAAGTCACTGAGGTGATGAGCTTCCAGTTTGCCAAGCGCCACCAGATCCTGTGTGTGGAGGCCACCAAGGACATGCTGCTGGTGGCCACCGCGCAACCCTATACCTCCGGTTGGGAAGAACAGCTGGAGCACACCAGCGGCCGCACCGTGCAGCGGGTGGTGGCGGACCCGGCGGATATCAAACGCTACGGCACCGAGTTTTACTCCCTGGCCAACTCCATTTCCGGCGCCAGCGGCCTCAAGGGCAGCTCTGGGGCGGGCAACTTCGAGCAGTTGCTGGAACTCGGCAACCTCAAGGACCCGGAAGCCAATGACCAGCATATCGTCAATATTGTGGACTGGCTGCTGCAGCACGCCTTCGACCAGCGCGCCAGTGATATTCATATTGAGCCGCGCCGCAACATCGGCCGTATCCGCTTTCGCATCGACGGCGTACTGCACCCGATCCACGAACTGCCGGATCAGGTCAACGCCGCGGTCACCAGCCGCCTGAAGATTCTCGGGCGCATGAATGTAGCGGAGAAGCGCAAACCTCAGGACGGGCGCATCAAGACCAAGCGCCCGGATGGCAGTGAGGTGGAGCTGCGTCTGTCGACGCTGCCCACGGCGTTCGGCGAAAAACTGGTGATGCGAATTTTTGACCCGGAAGTGCTGGCGCGCTCCTACCTCGACCTCGGCCTCGCCGGTGACGACCTGGCCCGCTGGCAGACCATGTTGTCCCGCCCCAACGGCATCGTCTTGGTGACCGGCCCCACCGGCTCCGGTAAAACCACCACCCTGTACACCGCACTCAAGCAGCTGGCCTCCACCGAGGTGAACGTGTCAACCATCGAAGACCCCATCGAGATGGTGGAAGACAGCTTTAACCAGACCCAGGTGCATCACAGCATTGGCCTGGATTTCGCCGCCGGTATCCGCACCCTGATGCGTCAGGACCCGGACATCATCATGGTGGGTGAGATCCGCGACCTGGAAACCGCACAGATGGCGGTGCAGGCGGCGCTCACCGGCCACCTGGTGATTTCTACTCTGCACACCAACGACGCCCCCACCGCGGTGACCCGTCTGCTGGATCTTGGCCTGCCCCACTACCTGCTGAAATCCACGGTGCTGGGTGTGATGGCCCAGCGGTTGGTGAGAACGCTGTGCCCAAGCTGCAAGCGCAAAACCGAGGTGAGTGACGAGGACTGGCAGGCACTGGTGAAACCCTGGAAAGCGCCGAAGCCGGAAGTGGTGTATCAGCCGGAGGGCTGTCTGGATTGCCGCAATACCGGCTATCGCGGCCGTCAGGGCATCTACGAAATTCTGCCGTTCAGCGAAGGCGTGCAGGCGCTGGTAACCCACGACTGTGACCTGCAGCAGGTTCGTCGCCAGGGTATGCGCGAGGGCATGAACAGCCTGCGCTTGTCCGGCGCGCGCAAAGTGGCCGCGGGTATCACTACCGTGCAGGAAGTACTGCGGGTGGCACCGCCGCCGGATATTGCGTTTTAA
- a CDS encoding DUF4340 domain-containing protein, with translation MKNLQMALSGVLALQLVLAAGLFWESSSRQQAQAQSTPLVQAETDALQRLEIVGDGESVTLVKQEDQWQLPALHDLPVNRDKLDTLLEKLNALKGTWPIATSNSARERFEVAEDKFRKRLKLYTAEGDDPALELFVGTSPGFRKVHVRRAGDDAIYAVELNSFDLPSTADNWLDKTLLAAGDLTRIQGPDYTLEKSEDGWAFAADNGEETPAVDPGKARELATALEKLRITKAVDEAPEVEATEFVVKAGNGERRYHFASADDKYYVRRDDRDQLFEIAKYDFDRVMDKRHQDLVLVEREDEEQTAEEEPDASEEDQAKS, from the coding sequence ATGAAAAATCTGCAAATGGCCCTGAGCGGTGTGCTGGCACTACAGCTGGTGCTGGCCGCCGGCCTGTTCTGGGAGTCCAGCTCGCGGCAACAGGCGCAGGCACAATCCACACCATTGGTGCAGGCGGAAACCGACGCACTGCAACGACTGGAAATTGTCGGTGATGGGGAAAGCGTGACCCTGGTGAAACAAGAGGACCAGTGGCAGCTGCCGGCGTTGCACGATCTACCAGTCAACCGCGACAAGCTCGACACCCTGCTGGAAAAACTCAACGCGCTGAAAGGAACCTGGCCTATCGCCACCAGTAACAGTGCCCGCGAGCGCTTCGAAGTGGCGGAAGACAAATTCCGCAAACGACTGAAGCTGTACACCGCGGAAGGGGATGATCCCGCACTGGAGCTGTTCGTGGGCACCTCCCCCGGCTTCCGCAAGGTGCATGTGCGCCGCGCCGGCGACGATGCGATCTATGCGGTAGAGCTCAACAGCTTCGACCTGCCTTCAACCGCCGACAACTGGCTGGATAAAACCCTGCTGGCCGCCGGCGACCTGACGCGCATCCAGGGCCCGGATTACACCCTGGAAAAAAGTGAGGACGGCTGGGCGTTTGCCGCAGACAACGGGGAAGAAACACCGGCGGTCGACCCGGGCAAGGCCCGCGAACTGGCCACCGCGCTCGAGAAACTGCGTATCACCAAAGCGGTCGACGAGGCTCCAGAGGTGGAGGCAACGGAGTTTGTGGTGAAGGCCGGCAATGGCGAGCGCCGCTATCACTTCGCCAGCGCGGACGACAAATACTATGTGCGCCGCGATGACCGCGATCAGCTGTTTGAAATCGCCAAATACGATTTCGATCGGGTGATGGACAAACGCCACCAGGATCTGGTGTTGGTGGAGCGGGAAGACGAGGAGCAGACCGCAGAAGAGGAACCAGACGCGAGTGAGGAGGATCAAGCAAAAAGCTGA
- a CDS encoding ATP-binding cassette domain-containing protein, protein MLEVTHLSRCYGEFKAVDDVSFTIGKGEIVGLLGHNGAGKTTIMKMLSGYLEPDTGSVNIDGIDMADKPKTLQRQLGYLPENLPVYGEMTVADYLDYAASLKGLDGDEKVAEIRRAIKATELADKLHARIHTLSRGYKQRVGVAQAILGRPRLLILDEPTNGLDPTQTRQMRALIKEIAREATVILSTHIMQEVEALCDRVLIIHRGQLAVDERLERLRNANRIWLETSATDAREVLGRLGKDEGIESIEAMAKVGQFRIALTEDANLRSTSAVIARTLIAAGGELYRLQPEQQDLESLFRQVNESQAPAQQKQQEALENAA, encoded by the coding sequence GTGCTGGAAGTCACCCACCTCAGCCGTTGTTATGGCGAATTCAAAGCCGTCGACGACGTCAGTTTTACAATCGGCAAAGGCGAAATTGTCGGCCTGCTCGGCCACAACGGCGCCGGCAAAACCACCATCATGAAAATGCTCTCCGGCTATCTGGAACCGGATACCGGCAGCGTCAATATTGATGGCATCGACATGGCCGACAAGCCCAAAACCCTGCAACGGCAACTGGGCTACCTGCCGGAAAACCTGCCCGTGTACGGCGAAATGACCGTCGCCGACTACCTCGACTACGCCGCCTCATTAAAAGGCCTCGACGGCGACGAAAAGGTTGCCGAAATCCGCCGCGCCATCAAAGCCACCGAGCTGGCGGACAAACTGCACGCGCGCATCCACACCCTCTCGCGGGGTTACAAACAGCGCGTCGGCGTCGCCCAGGCCATACTCGGCCGGCCCCGGCTGCTGATCCTCGACGAGCCCACCAACGGCCTCGACCCCACCCAGACCCGGCAGATGCGCGCACTCATCAAAGAGATCGCCCGCGAAGCCACCGTCATCCTCTCCACCCACATCATGCAGGAAGTGGAAGCACTGTGTGATCGCGTGCTGATTATTCACCGCGGCCAACTCGCCGTGGACGAAAGACTCGAGCGCCTGCGCAACGCCAACCGCATCTGGCTTGAAACCTCCGCCACCGACGCCCGCGAGGTACTCGGCCGCCTGGGCAAAGACGAAGGCATCGAGAGTATCGAAGCAATGGCCAAGGTCGGGCAGTTCCGCATTGCGCTGACGGAGGACGCCAACCTGCGTTCCACCAGTGCCGTAATCGCCCGCACCCTCATCGCCGCCGGTGGCGAACTGTACCGGTTGCAGCCGGAGCAGCAGGATCTGGAAAGCCTGTTCCGCCAGGTGAATGAAAGCCAAGCACCCGCACAACAAAAACAACAGGAGGCACTGGAAAATGCGGCCTGA
- a CDS encoding Gldg family protein, giving the protein MRPDNTSPVSGKRLIQRVAGKELTLFFASPVAYLFLATFAAISLFVFFWGEAFFARNIADVRPLFEWMPLLLIFLTSALTMRLWSDERAKGTLEHILTQPAPLWQFVLGKFVACLALLGIALAITLPLPLTVAIIGDLDWGPVWAGYLATFLLGAAYLSIGLFVSARASNQIVSLIVASALCGVFYLIGTPLLTDFFGNSAGEWLRSLSTGARFDAITRGVIDLPDLYYYLSLCAVFLSLNTLVLERERWAIGGNRKHRQAWLTVTALLVVNALGANLWLGQLKSLRADVTEGNLYSISPATQQYLNQLQEPLLIRAYFSGKTHPLLAPLVPQMRDLLREYEVAGNGRVRVEMVDPTQEPELEEEANRKYGIAPVPFQVADRYQASIVSSYFDVLVQYGDEYEVLGFRDLIEVNADRETDVDVQLRNPEYDLTRAVKKVLQSYQSEGNLFDTVQGKLAFTAYVSADEQLPEQLMEFKQSIRESVEKIQADAGERLSVEFIDPEADGGKVARQIAEDYGFQPMAASLIGRPFYFYLTLARDDQHDKVVQIPLDDLSADTFERNLEAGIKRFASGFTKTVALVTPADDFSQGMGGGARFSQLETLLGAELNVEREDLSDGRVSGNADILMLLAPRNLSEKALYAVDQFLMQGGTVIAATSPYSADLSNRSLRLNRVNSGLEQWLQHMGLEVDSKLVLDPQNSAFPVPVTRNVGGFQLQELRMLDYPYFIDVRGDGLNADNPITGNLPQATLSWASPIRVDEEKSAGRNVTPLLHSSQESWLSSSTSVMPRYVDGQISAFTPEGERAAHLLGVVSAGRFDSYFADKPSPLAQQPEEASAEDGENASDAGKLENLPSQISRSPESARIILFASNDFLRDQVVRMSGAAAGGDYLNTLQLAANSVDWSLEDAGLLSIRARSHFNRTLPPMEQDSRLFWESLNYIAALLALGLVALIQHLRNRARQQRYQQLLAG; this is encoded by the coding sequence ATGCGGCCTGATAACACCTCACCGGTCAGCGGCAAGCGCTTGATCCAGCGCGTGGCCGGCAAAGAACTCACCCTGTTTTTCGCGTCACCGGTGGCCTACCTGTTTCTCGCCACCTTTGCCGCCATCAGCCTGTTCGTATTTTTCTGGGGCGAGGCTTTCTTCGCCCGCAACATCGCCGACGTGCGCCCGCTGTTCGAATGGATGCCGCTGCTGCTGATCTTTCTCACCAGCGCGCTCACCATGCGCCTGTGGAGCGACGAGCGCGCCAAGGGCACCCTGGAACATATCCTCACCCAGCCAGCCCCCCTGTGGCAGTTTGTGCTGGGCAAATTTGTCGCCTGCCTGGCACTGCTCGGGATCGCCCTCGCCATCACCCTGCCGCTGCCGCTCACCGTGGCGATCATTGGCGACCTGGACTGGGGGCCGGTATGGGCCGGTTACCTGGCCACCTTCCTGCTGGGCGCGGCGTATTTGAGCATCGGCCTGTTCGTCTCCGCCCGCGCCAGCAACCAGATCGTCAGCCTGATTGTGGCCTCGGCCCTGTGCGGGGTTTTCTACCTGATTGGCACACCGCTGCTCACGGACTTTTTCGGCAACAGCGCCGGCGAATGGCTGCGCAGCCTCAGTACCGGCGCGCGCTTTGATGCCATTACTCGCGGCGTCATCGACCTGCCGGATCTGTACTACTACCTGAGCCTGTGCGCCGTGTTCCTATCTCTCAATACCCTGGTGCTGGAGCGCGAGCGCTGGGCCATTGGCGGCAACCGCAAGCACCGCCAGGCCTGGCTCACGGTCACCGCGCTGCTGGTGGTCAACGCCCTCGGCGCCAATTTATGGCTGGGGCAACTGAAGTCCCTGCGCGCGGATGTGACCGAGGGCAACCTGTATTCCATTTCCCCGGCCACCCAGCAGTACCTGAACCAGTTGCAGGAACCGCTGCTGATCCGCGCCTATTTCAGCGGCAAGACCCATCCGCTACTGGCACCGCTGGTGCCGCAGATGCGCGACCTGTTGCGGGAATACGAAGTGGCCGGCAACGGCCGTGTACGCGTGGAAATGGTCGACCCGACACAAGAGCCGGAACTGGAAGAGGAAGCCAACCGCAAATACGGGATCGCCCCGGTGCCCTTCCAGGTGGCGGATCGCTACCAGGCCTCCATCGTCAGTTCCTACTTTGATGTGCTGGTGCAATACGGGGACGAATACGAGGTACTGGGTTTCCGCGACCTGATCGAGGTCAACGCCGATCGGGAAACCGATGTGGACGTGCAACTGCGCAACCCGGAGTACGACCTCACCCGCGCAGTGAAAAAAGTCCTGCAGAGCTACCAGAGCGAGGGCAACCTGTTCGACACGGTGCAGGGCAAGCTGGCGTTTACCGCCTACGTCTCCGCCGACGAACAGCTGCCGGAACAGCTGATGGAATTTAAACAATCCATCCGCGAGTCTGTGGAAAAAATCCAGGCGGATGCCGGCGAGCGCCTGAGCGTCGAATTTATCGACCCCGAAGCGGACGGCGGCAAAGTAGCCCGGCAGATCGCCGAGGACTACGGCTTCCAGCCCATGGCCGCAAGCCTGATCGGGCGGCCCTTCTATTTTTACCTCACCCTCGCCCGCGACGATCAACATGACAAAGTGGTACAGATACCGCTGGACGACCTCAGCGCGGACACCTTCGAACGCAACCTGGAGGCAGGCATCAAACGCTTCGCCAGCGGCTTTACCAAAACCGTGGCACTGGTGACGCCGGCGGACGATTTCAGTCAGGGCATGGGCGGCGGCGCGCGCTTCAGCCAGCTGGAAACCTTGTTGGGTGCCGAGCTGAACGTGGAACGCGAGGACCTGAGTGACGGCCGCGTCTCCGGCAACGCCGACATCCTGATGCTGCTGGCACCGCGCAATCTGAGCGAAAAAGCCCTGTACGCGGTGGACCAGTTCCTGATGCAGGGCGGCACCGTGATCGCCGCCACCTCCCCGTACAGCGCGGACCTGTCCAACCGCAGCCTGCGCCTGAACCGGGTCAACAGCGGTCTGGAACAGTGGCTCCAACATATGGGGCTTGAGGTCGACAGCAAACTGGTACTGGACCCGCAGAACAGCGCCTTCCCGGTACCGGTGACCCGCAACGTGGGCGGCTTCCAGCTGCAGGAACTGCGCATGCTGGATTACCCCTACTTTATCGACGTGCGCGGCGACGGCCTCAACGCCGACAACCCCATCACCGGCAACCTGCCCCAGGCCACCCTGAGCTGGGCCTCGCCCATTCGCGTGGACGAGGAAAAATCCGCCGGACGCAACGTCACCCCGCTACTGCACAGCTCGCAGGAGTCCTGGCTGTCCAGCAGCACCAGTGTGATGCCGCGTTATGTGGACGGGCAGATCAGCGCCTTTACCCCGGAGGGCGAGCGCGCCGCGCACCTGCTGGGCGTGGTCAGCGCCGGGCGCTTTGACTCTTATTTCGCCGACAAACCCTCGCCGCTGGCCCAGCAGCCCGAAGAGGCGTCAGCCGAAGACGGGGAGAATGCCAGCGACGCCGGCAAGTTGGAAAACCTGCCCAGCCAGATCAGCCGCTCGCCGGAGTCCGCGCGCATTATCCTGTTCGCGTCCAACGACTTCCTGCGGGATCAGGTGGTGCGCATGAGTGGTGCCGCCGCCGGTGGCGACTACCTCAATACCCTGCAACTGGCCGCCAACAGTGTGGACTGGTCCCTGGAGGATGCGGGCCTGCTCAGCATCCGCGCGCGCAGCCACTTCAACCGCACCCTGCCTCCCATGGAGCAGGACAGCCGCCTGTTCTGGGAATCCCTGAACTATATCGCCGCACTGCTGGCCCTGGGCCTCGTCGCCCTGATCCAGCACCTGCGCAATCGCGCCCGCCAGCAGCGCTATCAACAGCTGCTGGCCGGCTGA